The Pocillopora verrucosa isolate sample1 chromosome 2, ASM3666991v2, whole genome shotgun sequence genome has a segment encoding these proteins:
- the LOC131782522 gene encoding 3-mercaptopyruvate sulfurtransferase-like isoform X2, whose amino-acid sequence MSVQTLLKAQGLRQLMLQNTKCMRLLDASWHLPSENRNPKDEFLAHRIPGAKFFDIDECVDKSSPYEHTLPKTEDFSNYVRSLGINNDSHVVVYDHSKVGLFSAPRVWWMFRAFGHDRVSILDGGFLKWKAESDYPISSGPEDVVEIEDGGPFKATLNPGMFCDFDFVKANFSDPHIQVADARSPGRFLGTETEPRPNFPSGHIPHSKSLHYAKFLEPETKLMKDPEELKKVFDEAGIDLQNPLVTTCGSGITACIIALGAHLCGKRDTMVYDGSWVEWGQRASPDMIEKN is encoded by the exons ATGTCTGTGCAGACCCTTCTTAAAGCCCAGGGGCTTCGCCAACTGATGCTTCAAAACACAAAATGTATGCGGCTTTTGGATGCGTCCTGGCATCTCCCATCAGAAAATCGTAATCCAAAGGACGAATTTTTAGCTCATCGGATCCCAGGGGCTAAGTTTTTTGACATAGACGAATGTGTCGACAAGTCATCACCTTATGAGCACACGTTACCGAAAACCGAAGATTTCTCAAATTACGTTCGAAGTCTAGGAATTAACAACGATAGCCATGTTGTTGTTTATGATCACAGTAAAGTTGGGTTATTCTCGGCTCCTCGAGTTTGGTGGATGTTCCGTGCATTTGGGCACGATCGGGTATCGATTTTGGATGGTGGATTTTTAAAGTGGAAGGCCGAGTCTGATTACCCTATTTCATCAGGTCCAGAGGATGTAGTCGAAATTGAAG ATGGTGGACCATTCAAAGCTACCTTAAATCCAGGCATGTTCTGTGACTTTGATTTTGTGAAAGCCAATTTTTCAGACCCACACATACAAGTAGCCGATGCACGATCTCCTGGCAGGTTCCTTGGAACTGAAACAGAGCCACGCCCAAACTTTCCATCTGGTCATATTCCACATTCAAAAAGTCTCCATTATGCCAAATTCTTAGAACCCGAAACAAAGCTAATGAAAGATCCAGAGGAGTTGAAAAAAGTATTTGATGAAGCAGGAATTGATCTTCAAAACCCACTTGTTACAACCTGTGGGTCAGGAATCACAGCTTGCATCATAGCTTTAGGAGCACATCTATGTGGAAAGAGGGACACTATGGTGTATGATGGGTCATGGGTGGAGTGGGGACAGCGAGCTTCTCCAGATATGATAGAAAAGAATTAA
- the LOC131782522 gene encoding 3-mercaptopyruvate sulfurtransferase-like isoform X1, which produces MSVQTLLKAQGLRQLMLQNTKCMRLLDASWHLPSENRNPKDEFLAHRIPGAKFFDIDECVDKSSPYEHTLPKTEDFSNYVRSLGINNDSHVVVYDHSKVGLFSAPRVWWMFRAFGHDRVSILDGGFLKWKAESDYPISSGPEDVVEIEADGGPFKATLNPGMFCDFDFVKANFSDPHIQVADARSPGRFLGTETEPRPNFPSGHIPHSKSLHYAKFLEPETKLMKDPEELKKVFDEAGIDLQNPLVTTCGSGITACIIALGAHLCGKRDTMVYDGSWVEWGQRASPDMIEKN; this is translated from the exons ATGTCTGTGCAGACCCTTCTTAAAGCCCAGGGGCTTCGCCAACTGATGCTTCAAAACACAAAATGTATGCGGCTTTTGGATGCGTCCTGGCATCTCCCATCAGAAAATCGTAATCCAAAGGACGAATTTTTAGCTCATCGGATCCCAGGGGCTAAGTTTTTTGACATAGACGAATGTGTCGACAAGTCATCACCTTATGAGCACACGTTACCGAAAACCGAAGATTTCTCAAATTACGTTCGAAGTCTAGGAATTAACAACGATAGCCATGTTGTTGTTTATGATCACAGTAAAGTTGGGTTATTCTCGGCTCCTCGAGTTTGGTGGATGTTCCGTGCATTTGGGCACGATCGGGTATCGATTTTGGATGGTGGATTTTTAAAGTGGAAGGCCGAGTCTGATTACCCTATTTCATCAGGTCCAGAGGATGTAGTCGAAATTGAAG CAGATGGTGGACCATTCAAAGCTACCTTAAATCCAGGCATGTTCTGTGACTTTGATTTTGTGAAAGCCAATTTTTCAGACCCACACATACAAGTAGCCGATGCACGATCTCCTGGCAGGTTCCTTGGAACTGAAACAGAGCCACGCCCAAACTTTCCATCTGGTCATATTCCACATTCAAAAAGTCTCCATTATGCCAAATTCTTAGAACCCGAAACAAAGCTAATGAAAGATCCAGAGGAGTTGAAAAAAGTATTTGATGAAGCAGGAATTGATCTTCAAAACCCACTTGTTACAACCTGTGGGTCAGGAATCACAGCTTGCATCATAGCTTTAGGAGCACATCTATGTGGAAAGAGGGACACTATGGTGTATGATGGGTCATGGGTGGAGTGGGGACAGCGAGCTTCTCCAGATATGATAGAAAAGAATTAA
- the LOC131782521 gene encoding F-box only protein 21-like, producing the protein MEVGDEIRERQYESSLLLLADELIDMVLSCPLIDHKDLCCCAQVCTRLNTIATGNELWKRKALSRWRFWKSMPKENWCAVYRDRLLTELKILSALESMSKKYYNNPEVHRREFDTFVYLGNENPAMSCHVNNTLSELLQGNDCEVNLTHRHYARKVQSQLKIFSIKDEWKKFLALQEEEQHLEKGAMLVVRWILNEEDINENETFSELDRIAQMVKENLDGSNSSTHTAPLIPLEEQMTQSNEGLTSVTHPAACLRILACLKQVLYHQLQFKGCVDEYYKKENSMLFQVVKNRTGNPITLSVLFTALARRLGVTLEPINFPNHFLLRWRSNMDPKADPSTVYRYIDCFNGGNFLTEAQCVDMLLSPLANVRSFGNALFVRASPTQVFIRMVANIINSYRMEEHPGGRLSGLHSALDLMLFLDPNDEDSRLLLARIQVHLGIDLEEAIDSLQILQSSANQVRKGILDNLLERANQKRRMQDLGENLPPPKLRSDPRNSQVGFKVGMVMRHKLYHYGCVIYGWDPVCEMDESWIQRMGVDQSPGGRNQPFYNVLGDDGSQRYAAHINLKEDPNQPLNPHPELGKYFKGFTRTRYIPNECLQCQYPEDVDN; encoded by the exons ATGGAGGTCGGCGACGAAATCCGCGAGAGACAGTATGAAAGCAGTTTGTTGCTGTTGGCGGACGAACTAATTGACATGGTGCTATCCTGCCCTTTAATAGATCATAAGGACTTATGCTGCTGTGCGCAAGTTTGCACACGTTTGAACACTATTGCAACTGGAAATGAACTGTGGAAGAGGAAGGCCCTCTCTAG ATGGCGGTTTTGGAAAAGCATGCCCAAAGAAAACTGGTGTGCAGTTTACAGAGACAGGCTGTTAACTGAACTTAAAATCCTTTCTGCTTTAGAGAGTATGTCAAAGAAATATTACAACAACCCTGAGGTTCACAGGAGAGAGTTTGACACATTTGTGTATTTAGGAAATGAAAATCCTGCCATGTCGTGTCATGTAAACAATACTCTGAGTGaacttttacaaggaaatgattG TGAAGTCAATTTGACACACAGACACTATGCCAGAAAAGTACAGTCccagctgaaaattttttctattAAGGAcgagtggaagaaatttctggcattacaagaagaagaacaacaTCTTGAGAAAG GTGCTATGTTGGTTGTAAGATGGATTCTCAATGAAGAGGATATAAATGAGAATGAGACTTTCTCAGAACTTGATAGAATCGCACAGATGGTAAAGGAGAATCTGGATGGCTCCAACAGCAGTACACACACAGCACCCTTAATCCCGCTGGAGGAGCAAATGACACAGAGTAATGAGGGGCTCACCTCAGTTACACATCCTGCAGCTTGTTTGAGAATATTGGCTTGTCTGAAGCAAGTTTTGTATCATCAGCTTCAGTTTAAAGGCTGTGTGGATGAATATTATAAAAAGGAGAACTCGATGCTCTTTCAG GTTGTTAAAAATAGAACTGGTAATCCCATCACTTTGTCAGTTTTGTTCACTGCTCTTGCAAGGAGACTTGGGGTTACATTAGAACCA ataaattttccaaatcatttcTTGTTGCGGTGGAGATCTAACATGGACCCAAA GGCAGATCCTTCTACAGTATATAGGTACATTGACTGCTTCAATGGTGGAAATTTCTTAACTGAAGCTCAATGTGTGGATATGCTTTTATCACCCTTGGCAAATGTACGAAGTTTTGGTAATGCACTGTTTGTTAGGGCTTCGCCTACACAG GTATTTATTCGCATGGTGGCCAATATCATAAATAGCTACAGAATGGAAGAACACCCAGGTGGTCG ATTGAGTGGTCTGCATTCTGCTCTTGACCTGATGCTATTTCTTGATCCTAATGATGAAGACAGTAGACTGCTGTTGGCCAGAATACAGGTTCATCTAGGTATTGACTTAGaagag GCAATTGACAGTCTTCAGATCCTACAAAGCAGTGCAAACCAAGTGCGTAAGGGAATATTGGATAATCTCCTTGAACGAGCCAATCAGAAAAGGAGAATGCAGGATTTGGGAGAAAATCTTCCCCCTCCA AAACTAAGATCTGATCCAAGGAATTCTCAAGTTGGATTTAAAGTTGGAATGGTGATGAGGCACAAGCT GTATCATTATGGTTGTGTTATTTATGGATGGGATCCTGTTTGTGAAATGGATGAGTCCTGGATTCAGCGAATGGGTGTTGATCAATCACCTGGTGGCCGCAATCAGCCTTTTTATAATGTGCTGGGTGATGATGGCTCACAAAGATATGCTGCACACA TTAATCTGAAAGAAGATCCTAATCAGCCTTTGAACCCCCATCCTGAACTTGGAAAGTACTTCAAAGGTTTCACCAGAACCAGATACATTCCAAATGAATGTCTTCAATGCCAGTACCCTGAGGATGTTGACAATTGA